From Microcoleus sp. bin38.metabat.b11b12b14.051, one genomic window encodes:
- a CDS encoding peptidoglycan-binding domain-containing protein, with the protein MQTTNAINLELPSCRYFPLLQRNDAVTQNEDVRYLQRLLNVSGASLNTDGAFGAKTQRAVINFQQEQKIAADGIVGQKTWNKFGVCSTVF; encoded by the coding sequence ATGCAAACTACAAACGCGATTAATCTCGAATTACCTTCTTGCCGCTATTTTCCCCTACTCCAACGCAACGATGCAGTCACTCAAAATGAGGATGTCCGCTACCTCCAACGACTGTTGAATGTCAGCGGAGCTTCGCTAAATACTGATGGAGCTTTCGGCGCCAAAACCCAGCGAGCAGTTATCAATTTTCAACAGGAACAAAAGATAGCTGCTGATGGCATTGTCGGTCAGAAAACTTGGAATAAATTCGGGGTTTGTAGCACTGTATTTTAA
- a CDS encoding aliphatic sulfonate ABC transporter substrate-binding protein, with translation MFKLSHLIQNIIKPFARTSLWQFMLFFCLSLALFSCGLELTNNLTAKTQNSSSNLTKVVRIGHQPLGALFYLKFKGSLEARLSKMGWYVEWTEFIAGPPILEAIGKGKIDLGYAGVAPPIFAQSDGVPFVYIGNDSGLPGSIGIIVPDNSPIRSLADLKGKKIAATKKTAAHYLFIRALTQGGLQLQDAQFVDLSPPKAQEAFLRGEVDAWAIWQPFLAKLQETVPVHFLAESEGVINDRNFYFASRSFASDFPELVKTVMEETRQMGNWITQNPERAAEFITTRTGMKRTTAIILSKSRSYDLLPIQDRAVEEQQRIAEIFFRLGILSDRIWIEDALWKQKLDL, from the coding sequence ATGTTTAAATTATCGCATTTAATTCAAAATATTATCAAGCCTTTTGCTCGGACAAGTCTGTGGCAATTTATGCTATTTTTTTGTTTGAGTTTAGCTCTCTTTAGTTGCGGCTTGGAGCTGACAAATAACTTAACAGCAAAAACCCAAAATTCCTCCTCAAACTTAACAAAAGTTGTCAGAATCGGTCATCAGCCCTTGGGAGCGCTGTTTTATCTCAAATTTAAAGGCTCTTTGGAAGCGCGTTTATCAAAAATGGGTTGGTATGTAGAATGGACGGAATTTATCGCCGGGCCGCCAATTTTAGAAGCAATAGGAAAAGGAAAAATCGATCTGGGCTATGCGGGAGTCGCGCCGCCGATTTTTGCCCAGTCAGACGGCGTACCTTTTGTTTATATTGGTAATGACTCAGGTTTGCCTGGAAGCATTGGGATCATAGTTCCTGACAATTCTCCTATTCGGAGTCTGGCGGATCTCAAAGGCAAGAAAATAGCAGCAACTAAAAAAACCGCAGCTCATTATTTGTTCATTCGGGCGTTAACTCAAGGTGGCTTGCAGTTACAAGATGCCCAATTTGTCGATTTGTCTCCGCCAAAAGCTCAGGAAGCATTTCTGAGAGGGGAGGTGGATGCTTGGGCAATTTGGCAGCCGTTTTTAGCTAAATTACAAGAAACTGTCCCCGTTCATTTTTTGGCTGAGAGCGAGGGGGTGATTAATGACAGAAACTTCTATTTTGCAAGTCGCTCTTTTGCTAGCGACTTTCCCGAGCTGGTGAAAACAGTAATGGAAGAAACGCGACAGATGGGTAACTGGATAACTCAAAATCCAGAGCGAGCAGCGGAATTTATCACCACTAGAACCGGAATGAAAAGAACCACAGCTATAATATTAAGTAAAAGCCGCAGCTACGATTTGCTGCCAATTCAAGACAGGGCTGTTGAAGAACAGCAGCGGATTGCTGAAATTTTCTTTCGGTTGGGAATTCTTTCCGATCGCATTTGGATTGAAGATGCCCTGTGGAAACAAAAATTAGATTTATAG
- a CDS encoding response regulator has protein sequence MSSIANQLRYGFVSIVVASVLMAGSTLAYLSFRAQIEQTKQLQYERSQAAAAQISAYLDNLQRQLNYLSELRGLTEFNAETQRSILEGLINSNSAYEVVGIFNSKGKVVQVMSPYESFSISSLSLAGISGDAPVFWETLGQAKNYVSPVDVDLKTRVNVVNLAVPVRDSKNQVAGVLFARVSLNFLIQIAARAQVGKTGYSYVLDRRSVLISQPGTKINPYLLQDLKGRSFVGDLSKLAVASGTQSPLVYRGWRGEEVMGIGAIVRRVQWMVVVELPTAEAYAPVRSLIYVMGAVTTASALVAVGLGVAFARSITNPLKSLTSAATKMSSGMFETRVNIAASNELGKLANAFNSMASQLEVSFTKLEHQNAQLQRLDKLKDEFLANTSHELRTPLNGIIGLTESLIDGATGQLPEATISNLEMIAFSGRRLTNLINDILDFSKLRHKNIELQIKPVGIREIVDIVVTLSQPLIGTKNLQLINAVPADIPLVDADENRLQQILYNLIGNAIKFTDVGTVQISADAITLTSPDLAYELNSVTGKLQSLIVRSKLQITVFDTGIGIAEDKLERIFESFEQADGSTAREYGGTGLGLAVTKQLVELHGGEIHVSSELGVGSHFTFSLPISQNQYVDNQPLPATVRQSLLSRANDRNLTTNETVTVSFNNNSTSADRERQQNSLVKILIVDDESVNIQVLTNNLLLEKYEIAEASSGREALELIDRGYKPDLILLDIMMPRMTGYEVCEKIREKFAASELPIVMLTAKNQVSDLVQGFNAGANDFLTKPFLKNELMARIKTHIRLTKTNAAYGRFVPHDFLRFLGHESILDVQLGDQIQKEMTILFSDIRSFTTISEAMTPQENFNFLNSYLGRVSPVIRAHHGVIDKYIGDAIMALFPESADDAVRAAVEMQKQVITYNQHRQQSNYAPITIGIGLHVGTLMLGTIGEQERMESTVIADAVNLASRLEGLTKVYGSGILVSESILEHLGDREKYLCRFVDRVTVKGKKSVVSVFEIYDAETQQSMDLKQETAAAFEKGLELYFEKNFSKAQKIFKKICETNPQDKLAALYYQRSLKNRMYGVSEGWSGIEALDNK, from the coding sequence ATGTCTTCAATTGCCAATCAACTGCGTTACGGTTTTGTCTCGATTGTTGTGGCAAGCGTATTGATGGCGGGAAGTACGTTAGCTTACCTCAGCTTTCGCGCACAAATAGAACAGACAAAACAGCTTCAGTACGAGCGATCGCAAGCTGCTGCTGCCCAAATTAGCGCTTATTTGGATAACTTGCAGCGCCAACTCAATTATTTGTCAGAATTGCGCGGTTTAACAGAATTTAATGCTGAAACTCAGCGCAGCATTCTTGAAGGATTAATCAACAGCAACAGCGCCTACGAAGTGGTGGGAATTTTTAACAGTAAAGGTAAAGTCGTACAGGTGATGTCTCCTTACGAATCTTTCTCGATATCTAGCTTGAGTTTAGCGGGAATTTCGGGAGATGCACCTGTATTTTGGGAGACGTTAGGGCAGGCTAAAAATTATGTTAGTCCCGTAGATGTCGATCTGAAGACAAGGGTTAATGTTGTTAACTTAGCTGTGCCAGTTCGCGACAGTAAAAATCAAGTTGCTGGCGTATTATTTGCGCGAGTTAGTCTCAATTTTTTAATTCAAATTGCGGCTAGGGCGCAAGTGGGAAAAACTGGATACAGCTACGTTCTCGATCGCCGCTCGGTGCTGATTTCCCAACCCGGAACCAAGATTAATCCGTATTTGCTGCAAGATTTGAAAGGGCGATCGTTTGTGGGAGATTTATCCAAATTAGCTGTGGCTTCGGGGACGCAATCTCCCCTGGTTTATCGAGGCTGGCGCGGGGAGGAAGTGATGGGGATCGGTGCGATCGTCCGTCGGGTACAATGGATGGTGGTGGTAGAGCTACCTACAGCCGAAGCTTACGCTCCGGTGCGATCGCTCATCTACGTCATGGGTGCAGTTACCACCGCCAGCGCCCTCGTCGCCGTGGGCTTGGGAGTCGCTTTTGCGCGATCGATCACAAATCCCTTAAAATCCCTGACATCCGCAGCTACTAAAATGAGTAGCGGAATGTTTGAAACTCGGGTAAATATTGCGGCATCTAACGAACTCGGAAAATTAGCAAATGCTTTTAACAGCATGGCCAGTCAGTTGGAAGTATCTTTTACCAAATTAGAACATCAAAATGCCCAATTGCAGCGACTTGATAAACTCAAAGACGAATTTTTAGCCAACACTTCTCACGAACTTCGCACCCCACTTAACGGAATTATCGGGTTAACTGAGTCTTTGATCGACGGCGCTACAGGACAATTGCCAGAAGCAACAATTTCTAATTTAGAAATGATTGCATTTAGCGGTAGGAGACTGACCAATCTCATCAACGATATTCTCGACTTTTCAAAGCTCAGGCACAAAAACATTGAACTGCAAATCAAGCCCGTCGGCATCAGAGAAATTGTCGATATCGTGGTAACTTTGTCTCAACCTCTAATTGGTACCAAAAACCTACAGTTGATTAATGCAGTTCCTGCCGATATTCCCTTAGTCGATGCCGATGAAAACCGCTTGCAACAAATCCTTTATAATTTGATTGGAAATGCTATTAAATTTACAGATGTTGGTACTGTACAAATTTCCGCTGATGCTATCACATTAACATCCCCTGATTTGGCATATGAGCTAAATTCAGTAACGGGTAAACTGCAATCTTTAATTGTTAGATCAAAACTGCAAATTACGGTATTTGACACCGGAATTGGCATTGCTGAAGATAAATTAGAACGCATTTTTGAATCTTTTGAACAAGCAGACGGTTCCACAGCCAGAGAGTACGGAGGAACCGGTTTAGGTTTGGCAGTGACAAAGCAGTTAGTCGAACTACACGGTGGTGAAATTCATGTATCTTCAGAACTCGGCGTTGGGTCGCATTTCACATTTAGTTTGCCAATTTCTCAAAATCAGTATGTCGATAACCAGCCTTTGCCCGCAACGGTGCGGCAGTCCTTACTTTCTAGAGCCAACGATCGCAACTTAACAACTAATGAAACAGTTACAGTAAGTTTTAATAATAACAGTACGAGCGCCGACCGAGAACGCCAACAAAACAGTTTGGTAAAAATATTGATTGTAGATGACGAAAGTGTGAATATTCAGGTATTGACCAACAACTTACTCCTAGAAAAATATGAAATCGCCGAAGCTAGCAGCGGTAGAGAAGCTTTAGAGCTTATAGACAGAGGCTACAAGCCCGATCTAATTTTGCTAGATATCATGATGCCGCGGATGACTGGTTACGAAGTTTGCGAGAAAATTCGGGAGAAATTCGCCGCTAGCGAATTGCCAATAGTGATGCTAACCGCCAAAAATCAAGTATCTGACTTAGTACAAGGTTTCAATGCAGGAGCTAATGATTTTTTAACTAAACCGTTTCTCAAAAATGAATTGATGGCCCGAATCAAAACTCACATCCGTCTGACAAAAACGAATGCAGCTTACGGTAGATTTGTCCCCCACGACTTTCTGCGATTTTTGGGACACGAAAGTATTCTTGATGTTCAACTCGGCGATCAAATTCAGAAAGAAATGACAATTTTATTTTCTGACATTCGCTCATTTACGACTATCTCCGAAGCGATGACTCCCCAAGAAAATTTTAATTTTCTCAACAGTTACCTGGGCAGAGTCAGTCCAGTAATTCGCGCTCACCATGGTGTGATTGATAAATATATTGGTGATGCGATTATGGCACTATTTCCTGAGTCGGCAGATGATGCTGTTCGGGCGGCAGTGGAAATGCAAAAACAAGTTATTACTTACAACCAGCACCGACAACAAAGCAATTACGCACCAATTACGATCGGCATTGGTTTGCACGTCGGTACTTTAATGTTGGGTACGATTGGCGAGCAAGAACGGATGGAAAGTACGGTGATTGCTGATGCGGTGAATCTCGCCTCTCGTTTGGAAGGATTGACTAAGGTTTACGGCTCGGGAATTCTAGTCAGCGAATCAATTTTAGAGCATTTGGGCGATCGAGAAAAATATTTGTGCCGATTTGTAGATAGAGTCACAGTAAAAGGAAAAAAATCTGTAGTCTCGGTGTTTGAAATTTATGATGCAGAAACACAACAAAGCATGGACCTCAAGCAGGAAACTGCCGCGGCTTTTGAAAAAGGTTTGGAGCTTTATTTCGAGAAAAATTTTAGTAAAGCCCAAAAAATATTCAAAAAGATTTGCGAAACTAATCCTCAAGATAAGTTAGCAGCACTCTACTACCAGCGCTCTCTGAAAAATCGAATGTATGGAGTGTCAGAGGGGTGGTCGGGCATAGAAGCTCTAGACAACAAGTAA
- the atpC gene encoding ATP synthase F1 subunit epsilon, with the protein MTLTVRVVAPDKTVWDSNAEEVILPSTTGQLGILSGHAPMLTALDTGVMRVRPGKEWVSIALMGGFAEIQENKVTILVNGAQIGETIDKEAARTAYAEAEARLDKSASGTLQEQIQAKQAIKRARARFQAAGGTL; encoded by the coding sequence ATGACATTAACTGTGCGCGTAGTGGCCCCAGACAAAACTGTGTGGGATTCTAATGCTGAAGAAGTAATTCTGCCAAGCACGACTGGCCAATTGGGTATCTTGAGCGGTCACGCTCCGATGTTGACGGCTTTGGATACTGGAGTGATGCGCGTCCGTCCTGGTAAGGAATGGGTGTCTATTGCTCTGATGGGCGGCTTTGCTGAAATCCAAGAAAACAAAGTTACTATTCTTGTCAACGGCGCCCAAATAGGCGAAACGATTGATAAAGAAGCTGCTCGTACTGCTTACGCCGAAGCAGAAGCTCGTTTGGACAAGTCTGCTAGCGGCACTTTGCAAGAGCAAATTCAAGCTAAGCAAGCAATCAAACGCGCGAGAGCTCGTTTCCAAGCTGCTGGCGGTACGCTGTAG
- the atpD gene encoding F0F1 ATP synthase subunit beta codes for MVSTATKTNVGYITQIIGPVVDVKFPGGKLPQIYNAITIAGKNEAGQDISVTCEVQQLLGDSQVRAVSMSTTDGLMRGMEVVDTGKAIQVPVGIPTLGRIFNVIGEPVDNLGPVNTSESMPIHRNPPAFTELETKPSVFETGIKVIDLLAPYRRGGKIGLFGGAGVGKTVIMMELVNNIAKAHGGVSVFGGVGERTREGNDLYKEMIESGVIDEKDRSKSKIALVYGQMNEPPGARMRVGLSALAMAEYFRDVSKQDVLLFIDNIFRFVQAGSEVSALLGRMPSAVGYQPTLGTDMGDLQERITSTTEGSITSVQAVYVPADDFTDPAPATTFAHLDATTLLSRGLAAKGIYPAVDPLESTSTMLQISIVGAEHYGVARQVQSILQRYKELQDIIAILGLDELSEDDRLTVSRARKIERFLSQPFFVAEVFTGSPGKYVKLADTIKGFQMILAGELDELPEQAFYLVGDISEAIAKAEKMKADAK; via the coding sequence ATGGTATCCACCGCAACAAAAACGAACGTAGGCTACATCACCCAAATCATCGGGCCAGTTGTAGACGTAAAATTCCCAGGCGGCAAACTGCCCCAAATCTATAACGCTATTACGATCGCCGGCAAAAACGAAGCAGGTCAAGACATTTCTGTTACCTGCGAAGTTCAGCAACTCCTCGGAGACAGCCAAGTGCGTGCAGTTTCCATGAGTACCACCGACGGCTTGATGCGCGGCATGGAAGTAGTAGATACCGGGAAAGCGATCCAAGTTCCCGTCGGCATCCCGACTCTCGGCCGCATTTTTAACGTCATCGGCGAACCCGTAGATAACCTCGGCCCGGTCAATACTTCCGAAAGTATGCCCATCCACCGCAACCCGCCGGCTTTCACCGAACTAGAAACCAAGCCTTCGGTGTTTGAAACAGGGATCAAGGTCATCGACCTCTTGGCTCCCTACCGTCGCGGCGGTAAAATCGGTTTGTTCGGCGGCGCAGGCGTCGGCAAAACCGTAATTATGATGGAACTCGTGAACAACATCGCTAAGGCTCACGGCGGCGTGTCCGTGTTTGGCGGTGTGGGCGAGCGCACCCGTGAAGGTAATGACCTTTACAAAGAAATGATCGAATCTGGGGTTATTGACGAAAAAGACCGCAGCAAGTCGAAAATTGCCCTAGTATACGGTCAAATGAACGAGCCACCTGGTGCTCGGATGCGCGTGGGCCTGTCGGCTCTGGCGATGGCCGAATACTTCCGCGATGTCAGCAAGCAAGACGTACTCTTGTTCATTGACAACATCTTCCGGTTCGTGCAAGCGGGATCTGAGGTATCGGCTCTGTTGGGTCGGATGCCTTCGGCTGTGGGATATCAGCCGACTCTGGGTACAGACATGGGCGACTTGCAAGAACGGATTACTTCGACTACTGAAGGTTCGATTACTTCGGTTCAAGCTGTGTACGTACCTGCGGATGACTTCACAGATCCAGCGCCGGCTACGACTTTTGCTCACTTGGACGCTACAACTTTGTTGTCTCGCGGTTTGGCTGCCAAGGGTATTTATCCGGCTGTTGATCCCCTGGAGTCTACCTCCACAATGTTGCAAATTAGCATTGTAGGCGCAGAACACTACGGTGTGGCGCGTCAGGTGCAGTCTATTTTGCAACGCTACAAGGAATTGCAAGATATTATTGCGATTTTGGGTTTGGACGAGCTGTCTGAAGATGACCGCTTGACCGTTTCTCGCGCTCGCAAAATCGAACGTTTCTTGTCTCAACCGTTCTTTGTGGCGGAAGTATTCACCGGTTCCCCCGGTAAGTACGTCAAGCTGGCTGATACCATTAAGGGCTTCCAAATGATTTTGGCTGGCGAACTTGATGAGTTACCGGAACAAGCTTTCTATTTGGTTGGCGATATCAGTGAGGCGATCGCCAAAGCTGAAAAAATGAAGGCTGACGCTAAGTAG
- a CDS encoding peptidoglycan-binding domain-containing protein, whose amino-acid sequence MQSTNEIQAQLPQCSSLPTLRRNNNTTANKDVRYLQQSLVKKGYSLSIDGLFGAKTEAAVIDFQKKKKIAVDGIVGQQTWNYLDACAPTGC is encoded by the coding sequence ATGCAAAGCACAAACGAAATTCAAGCTCAATTACCTCAGTGTTCTTCCTTGCCCACACTGCGACGCAATAATAATACCACCGCCAATAAAGACGTGCGCTATCTCCAACAATCGTTAGTTAAAAAAGGATATTCCCTATCAATTGATGGATTATTTGGAGCCAAAACTGAAGCAGCAGTCATCGACTTTCAAAAGAAAAAAAAGATTGCTGTTGATGGCATTGTCGGTCAGCAAACTTGGAATTACTTAGACGCTTGCGCTCCCACCGGTTGTTAA
- a CDS encoding ATP-binding protein, protein MSTFSIKRLVAKLSGKATLQTVLIVPFVLQVFAAVGIVGYLSFRNSQKAVNDLADQLMGEVSNRIQQNLKSYLETPHQINQSKLDSVKLGFVNMKDLSAWEKYLWRQVQLYPYINFTSVGNQDGEYRTGEKMSDGTLLINASGPSTNFDFYSYNTNDRGDRASVAATVKNFDIREHPSYSYAALEAKPTWSSVYVSFLEPTLILSALQPVYDSEKQLEGVLIAALRLDSIGFFLNSLNIGKSGQAFIIQKNGMLLATSSRELPFRSRNDKKELFNVTESTDTVTQATAKYLATQFQDFYRIQDPQQLSFEINGKPQFLKVLPFKDGKSLDWLIVVVVPEADFMEQIHANNRTTVLLCVAALGMATVLGILTSRWIIRPILKLKDAAIALSEGQFDRTVKLDRSDELGVLAAAFNSMAAQLQASFTALETKNTELQRLDKLKDEFLANTSHELRTPLNGIIGIAESLIDGATGELLETTNFNLGLIASSGKRLSSLINDILDFSQLKHKTIELQIKSVGVREIVSVIITLSQPLVAQKKLQLINSVAPELPPIAADENRLQQILYNLIGNAIKFTESGTVAISAELVTGNPKSPLNSQLAITVSDTGIGIPEDKLQRIFESFEQADGSTSREYGGTGLGLAVAKQLVELHGGRLSVSSTVGAGSQFTFTLPVAESQAEFSSIQPRLTEESAILIAGFAPQSSIINYPILGKNNLKQSERIHVLVVDDEPINIQVIANNLSIENYYITQASNGREALNLIETGLKPDLILLDVMMPHMTGYEVCREVRKKYSPLEMPILMLTAKNQTNDLVEAFNLEANDYVTKPFIKKELVARINTQIRLAKLNAAYGRFVPHDFLSLLQKPSIVEVKLGDNQERDMTVLFADIRSFTSISEQMKPADNFAFINSYLGKVSPAIRKNNGFIDKYIGDAVMALFPTFPSDGVRAAIDMQKQVNIFNLEREKNGLFPIAIGIGLHAGNLMLGTIGERERMESTVIADAVNLASRLEGLTKVYGAGILVSGAIIDRLDDPETYNYRFVDRVKVKGKTNIVSVFEIYDTETDKSIALKQETAEIFQEGLNFYYQQKFVAAQKIFQNILQINPDDRVAMLYFKRARKYRMYGSPEGWSGVEAWTEK, encoded by the coding sequence ATGTCAACTTTTTCTATCAAGCGCTTAGTTGCCAAACTTTCAGGAAAAGCAACGCTGCAAACTGTACTCATAGTTCCGTTTGTGTTGCAAGTATTTGCTGCGGTGGGAATTGTAGGATATTTATCCTTTAGGAACTCTCAAAAAGCGGTAAATGACCTTGCGGATCAGTTGATGGGTGAGGTGAGCAATCGCATCCAGCAAAATTTGAAAAGTTATCTAGAAACTCCGCACCAAATCAATCAAAGCAAGCTGGATTCAGTGAAACTGGGTTTTGTGAACATGAAAGATTTGTCAGCGTGGGAAAAGTATTTGTGGCGGCAAGTGCAGTTATATCCTTACATAAATTTTACGTCTGTAGGCAATCAGGATGGGGAATACCGCACCGGAGAAAAGATGTCAGATGGCACTTTACTGATTAACGCATCCGGGCCATCTACAAATTTTGATTTTTATTCCTACAATACGAATGATCGGGGCGATCGCGCATCAGTAGCAGCCACTGTCAAAAACTTTGATATTCGAGAGCATCCTTCCTATAGCTATGCCGCTTTAGAAGCTAAACCAACCTGGAGTTCGGTGTATGTATCCTTCTTAGAACCAACATTAATCCTCAGCGCTCTCCAGCCAGTTTACGATAGCGAAAAACAATTAGAAGGAGTGTTAATCGCAGCCTTGCGTCTCGATAGCATCGGTTTCTTTTTAAATAGCCTCAACATTGGCAAATCAGGTCAGGCATTTATTATTCAAAAGAATGGAATGCTACTGGCAACTTCCAGTCGAGAATTACCATTCCGATCGCGCAACGATAAAAAAGAACTGTTTAACGTCACAGAAAGTACCGATACAGTAACTCAAGCTACAGCTAAATACTTAGCCACTCAATTTCAGGATTTTTACCGAATTCAAGACCCGCAGCAGCTAAGTTTTGAAATAAACGGCAAACCCCAATTTCTAAAAGTCCTGCCTTTCAAAGACGGCAAAAGTTTAGACTGGCTGATTGTTGTCGTGGTTCCTGAAGCCGACTTTATGGAACAAATTCACGCCAACAACCGCACTACCGTGCTGCTGTGTGTGGCGGCTTTGGGAATGGCAACAGTTCTAGGAATCCTCACTTCTCGCTGGATTATCAGACCTATTTTAAAGCTAAAAGATGCCGCAATAGCTTTGTCTGAAGGACAATTTGACAGAACTGTCAAGCTCGATCGCTCCGACGAGTTGGGCGTACTTGCCGCGGCTTTTAACAGCATGGCAGCACAACTGCAAGCATCTTTTACTGCCCTAGAAACTAAAAATACTGAATTGCAGCGACTTGACAAACTCAAAGACGAATTCTTAGCCAATACGTCTCACGAACTTCGCACTCCCCTCAACGGCATTATTGGGATTGCAGAATCTTTAATAGATGGCGCTACGGGAGAACTGCTAGAAACAACAAATTTCAACTTGGGTTTGATTGCGTCGTCAGGAAAAAGATTGTCTTCTTTAATTAACGATATTCTAGACTTTTCTCAGCTAAAACACAAAACTATCGAACTGCAAATCAAGTCCGTCGGTGTCCGAGAAATAGTCTCTGTAATTATTACCTTGTCCCAGCCATTGGTGGCTCAAAAAAAATTGCAATTGATTAACTCAGTCGCTCCGGAATTGCCCCCCATAGCAGCCGACGAAAATCGCTTGCAACAAATACTTTATAATTTAATCGGCAATGCGATTAAATTTACAGAAAGCGGTACCGTTGCAATTTCAGCCGAATTAGTAACGGGAAACCCAAAATCACCGCTGAATTCGCAATTAGCCATTACTGTATCCGACACCGGCATTGGCATTCCAGAAGATAAATTACAGCGAATTTTTGAATCTTTTGAGCAAGCCGACGGTTCCACTTCTAGAGAATATGGCGGCACTGGTTTAGGGTTAGCCGTTGCCAAGCAATTAGTTGAATTGCACGGAGGTAGACTTTCAGTCTCTTCAACTGTAGGCGCCGGTTCGCAATTCACGTTTACTTTGCCCGTAGCTGAGAGTCAAGCAGAATTTAGCAGCATACAGCCGCGTTTAACTGAGGAATCTGCGATTTTAATTGCTGGATTCGCTCCCCAATCATCTATAATCAATTATCCTATTTTAGGCAAAAATAATTTGAAACAAAGTGAAAGAATCCATGTTTTAGTAGTCGATGATGAACCAATTAATATTCAAGTAATCGCCAACAATCTTTCTATAGAAAACTATTACATAACTCAAGCTAGCAACGGCAGAGAAGCTTTAAATCTGATTGAAACAGGATTGAAGCCAGACTTGATTTTACTCGATGTAATGATGCCGCACATGACTGGTTATGAAGTGTGTCGAGAAGTGCGAAAAAAATACTCGCCTTTAGAAATGCCGATTCTGATGCTGACGGCAAAAAATCAAACTAACGACTTGGTGGAAGCTTTTAACTTAGAAGCAAATGATTATGTAACTAAACCTTTTATTAAAAAGGAATTGGTCGCGAGAATTAACACGCAAATTCGTCTGGCTAAACTGAATGCCGCCTACGGTAGGTTTGTGCCGCACGATTTTCTAAGCTTGCTGCAAAAGCCTAGTATTGTGGAAGTAAAACTAGGCGACAATCAGGAAAGGGATATGACTGTGCTATTTGCTGATATTCGCTCGTTTACGTCGATTTCAGAACAGATGAAACCTGCGGATAATTTTGCATTTATTAATAGTTACTTGGGTAAGGTAAGTCCTGCAATTAGGAAAAATAATGGGTTTATTGACAAATACATTGGGGATGCAGTCATGGCTTTGTTTCCCACATTTCCATCCGATGGTGTGCGAGCGGCAATTGATATGCAAAAACAAGTGAATATTTTTAACCTGGAGCGAGAAAAAAACGGTTTGTTTCCGATCGCGATCGGCATTGGTTTGCACGCGGGCAATTTGATGTTGGGTACAATTGGGGAGCGAGAGCGGATGGAAAGTACGGTGATTGCTGATGCGGTGAATCTGGCGTCTCGTTTGGAAGGATTGACTAAAGTGTACGGGGCGGGAATTTTGGTTAGCGGTGCAATAATCGATCGCCTCGACGATCCAGAAACATATAACTACAGATTTGTCGATCGCGTAAAAGTGAAAGGAAAGACCAATATTGTGTCGGTGTTTGAAATTTACGATACAGAAACAGACAAAAGTATTGCACTCAAGCAGGAAACTGCCGAGATTTTTCAAGAAGGTCTAAATTTTTACTACCAACAAAAATTTGTGGCTGCCCAAAAAATATTTCAAAACATTTTACAAATCAATCCTGATGATCGAGTAGCAATGCTCTACTTCAAACGCGCTCGCAAATATCGAATGTACGGATCGCCGGAGGGGTGGTCTGGGGTGGAAGCTTGGACGGAGAAATAA